The following nucleotide sequence is from Xiphophorus maculatus strain JP 163 A chromosome 22, X_maculatus-5.0-male, whole genome shotgun sequence.
TGTCTGTCTACCTAGGCAGAGGCAGCCTGTCGTGGTTGATTCCAGTCATTATGTCGTTTTGTTTTAACTTCGACACTTCAGGGCAAGCAAACGCCTCTCAAGAAGTGGATGGAAATGAAGTGCAAAGCGGAAACAAAGACGATGGCGCTAAATATGTGAGTAATGTTTGTTAATCTTACGTTCTTACAGCCTGTTTTAGTTGCCCGGGAGAGTAGCAGAAGTCTAATTTGCTGGGAAGATAATGATAGCACCGGGATAAAAGATTATTAAGTTGCATttgaaaatttatttctaattttattcaCAACGTACCAGCTAGCATGGAAATAAGACTGTTATACAGCTTTTGTTTTGGTAGTCTACTTCCACAATAAAAGCTGTGTAACTAGAACTTGTCCACGGCTTCTGCTTGCCCCCTCTACTGGCGAGTCAGCTACTGCTGTGTTGCTATACTGAATAAAGTTGGAAATCCAAAGAATGATCAaacttaagcatttttttaaaataacaaaatatatgaaatgccacattttaaaaatacatatggcatacatttaaacttttttaggTGAAAGTATATTTCTAaactctctctatatatatacatatactaaatttttgcttacttttcattttgcataataatgtagtttttaaaagcatataaaattggaaattaatgttattattattattattattttatttaatcttggCCCAGGCCTTTCCATGGTTAAATTTTCACCCAGATCATTTGGGTTTGAAATGTAGATGTCCCAAATTATTTAAtacttatttaaatattttatcagactCATAAATAaaggccaaaaataaaaatagattacaGTCTTCTTTCTGGAGGCTGCTCTTTTGATCGTGGTATTCACTCTCACTTTAGCCGTCAGGAGCCCACCAAACTAAATGTTGGAGGTTTAAATGGAGCAAACTTGACCGTAACTATTTAAGGTCCTGGTGTGACCTTAACTATTTTAAATGCGAATAAATGTGTTGGAGACCTAGTGTTTTCTTTACCAGAACctgcttttttacatttcacacatttaaattgtattttcttgtgttatttattgttaaatatcaaactgtctaaatttgttagaaaacacacagactcATAGGgtgtcctaattttttttttttttcttacatgacTGAgtgtttcttaatattttagaaatcaGTCAAAAGTGAGGGACAGGATTTAAATTGATGGAAAGtatctattatttttacatcaaaagtTTTGAGCCCTTCttgatttttaaactgttttgatGAAGGAGAGAGCATTTAAAGGTCCTTTGGCTTTCTTTCCACTTGTAGCTGTCAGTTTACATTGAACCTCTTAGTCGTTTCACATTGTTGATATAGAATCTTATACATACTTTTTCCAACTTAGTTATTTAGAACATGCTATTTAAATTATATCCATGTGTTTtactaatataaaaaaacaacaaaagcttacaatttagacattttgtggaactgcttcagtttttgagctacagaaaaagaaagttgtAATGAAATGTCAGCTGTTAACCACTAGAGAGcgttagttaatttattttcccaTAGGAGACCCCATAACAACGAAaggttaaagagaaaaaaatcagtttgcGTTGGTGTTCCTACTGATGGTAGACTGCATGAATCATTATTAGCTGTGCAGACACTAAACTACTAAGGCATGATGGaagcttttgatttttttttattaccagaATTGTTCTGTGGCTGTGGGTGTGACCCACATGACATATGCAAATAGTGTTTTTAAGTCACGTAATGAATCACAAGGCTGATCAGCAATCTCATGTCCAAGTTTAGCAACCAGTCAGCCAGCTCATTATGTCATcattagattattattattattagaaaggaaaattagaaattaaaagGAATTTGGTGTTAGCAAAGCGTTGGCTTTCTTAACTTTCTGTCACAATGTGCTGCCACGATTTCACAGAGGCTTAACAGAGCAGAGTCATGCTTCTGAAAGGGGCTTTggacaaaatggaaaacatctAGACCATTACTCAAGTCAAAATCTCaatgagtttttctttcatgttctttttagatttttcctttaaatttcaAACACATTGTCTCTGACCAAAACTCACGGTTGGCTCTTTCATTCCCTAAAACATGCTGCTTTCTGTTGCAGGCAGAAGTTGATGATAATACACCAGCCGGTCCAGTAAAAGAGGCTAAAGAGCACCTTCCTCCATCTGACCCCCAGTTCCTCCTCACTGATGGAGTCTTTGAAACAATTACCATCGGCACCCTTCCTCCTCTGCACTTCCTCAACGAAACCGTTTTTGAGAGGACGGCCTCAGAGCGAGAGGACAGGGAGAAAATCCTGTATTTCAGGGAGGAGAAGAACTCTGATCTCATCTCTGGTGTGTACGAGGGCGGCCTGAAGGTGTGGGAGTGCACTTATGACATTCTGGAGATAATGGAAAAAGAGGGAGAAACCTTCAGTGGGAAAACAGTGCTGGATTTGGGTTGTGGAGCGGGACTGTTGGGAATACTGGCCTTGAAGCGAGGAGCCAGGCAGATCCTTTTTCAAGATTATAACAGCACAGTCATCGAACAGCTCACAGTGCCAAATGTAATCCTAAACTGTGAAGAGGATGATGAGGTAGAGGGTGATGGTGAGAAAAAGGGGAAAggcaagggaaaaaaacaagaagacgGTTGTGTAGGGAAAGAGGATTTGAACTCTGGCAGCCCCCCTCCTAAGAAAAGAGCAGCAGATCTATCCAAGCATCCATTAATGAGGAAGTGCCTCTTTTACTCTGGGGACTGGAGGACATTTCTTCCTTTGGTCttaaagaaagaaccacagccCAAATTTGACATTATATTCACATCAGAAACAATCTACAACACTTGCTACTACCCTGCCCTACATGAAACGCTGCACAAACTGCTGGCACCAAGTGGTCTGGTCTACCTGGCCACCAAATCACACTACTTTGGTGTTGGTGGTGGGCTACATCTGTTTGAGACATTTGTGGAGCAGAGGGGTGTTTTCTCCCTGGATCACCTGTGGGATGGGGCCAAAGGCCTGCAGAGACATGTAGTGGTGCTGcgttttaaaaagcaaaatgagaaCTGACAAGGAAACGTCAGCTGGTTTTGAAATTATTCATGGACAAACTGTTAAATGAGTGTTTTAGAGATGTGCTGATTAGAGACTTTATAGCCAATTTCAAGTCACAGATTTTGTAAAGCTCTGACTGACTGATAcagttttctctctgcagactataaaaattaaaaactttttaaaaacctttttgaataCATTGAAGTCTTTTGTAGTAACACGTTGGATAATGATATTGCAGCCCAATGTTTCAAGGCTGTCTGCGTCATGGTGCAATTGGTTGTGGCGGAGAAGtttctctgcaataaaaaggaaaaaaaacattagaactTCCTGTAGAGGTTCAGTTAtagtttacttttctttttttttgccaagctCAGTATGTAGATGGTTACCAAATCCTTTGAAATttaccataatttttttttttacagggtATAAGTTGGAAGAAAGCTCTGATATACAATTATGTGCTAGAGTTACTTGTTGTAACTTAACAGGAACATGAAGCAGACTTTTTGTTACAAACAGACACCGTGTGGCCACACATATCTTTTTATACAGAGGtcataaaaaacacagttttaaaattctaaaaattttccatttaactttTTCCGAGAAgaataatttgaaattttccatCTACCATTACCATTATACCATTTAAATTGAGATTTCAGAAATATGCCATGAGGCCCAAATAAATTTCCACAAATCCCAGGGACGACCCATGTAGAATGAGTAAGCCAGTCAGCTGACTGGAAGAAGGCTTTTCTTttacttacagaaaaaaaaccaaacgcCTGTTTCGAAATATTCCCGACAATACGGACAGTCATAGTGTTGTAATTAAAGGAGGAgaatctgtttttcttattcTGGTAAACCTGAATATGGGGGAGTTTGATTTGCATtctctttttaataaaagtcatCATGTAATTGTAAATACGTTGGTGTAAAATCTTTATGTTATGCTCACGATACCCtgaaactgatatttttacCATGAGAAATTCATAGCAGCCCTTGTGAACaatcaataattatatttagACCAGAAGACATCATACTTTGTATTTAAGAGAGCTTAATTGTAAAACTCTGCAGcgttttacaataaaaacaaagttcaatgtgCTAAGGTTATGTAGGTAATACTTTAAATTGTCTTTAGCATCGTATTTTAATGCCCAGCATTGCTAGTGGTGTTAGCATTAGTAACTGTAGACATTAGCGTGTATTTCCTGTAGAGtgtaaaatttccaaaagtttgCCAACTATTCCACCAAGTTCCGTTGGCAAGCATAGTTGGGCTTTTTAAAAGGGTCAATCGGTGTATTTTTGCTGTAATACGTCAGTTTCCTGTTGTTTACTGAAATGCTCCCAGCCCCCAAAGTTTGAAAGTATTTGCATGAATGAACAGCCTGCATGCctctgcagaaaatgttttccttcctaGGAGCTTGTTTCTCCTGTTGTGCTTCCTCTGACGACATTTTGAAGCATCTTAAACGATACTGACAAAAACCGCCAGCAAAATCCTTTTCCCTCATTATCAACATCCACACAGAAGAGTGTTATAAGTGTGACCTGTTTGGGGGTTAGGTGTTGTGTGTTAACTTGTAGAAAAACGTAGaaaaaaatttgagttttagCTTCCAACTAACAACACCAATAAGAGCcagtcaaacaaaaaaactctgcCCGTTCTAGTCACCAGCCGATTTCTCgctacatctttttttttttttttaaatataaaatgttttagaattttaataagaagtaggaaaaaaactttaaaaaatgcattcttGGGTTTCTCCTTCTACTTTTTACTtcctaaaaagaaatttgaatatGCCAAGAACTAAAGTGATGTTAAAAGGGGCTGTTCCAGGTCTTTAGATGCATGGGGAAGACAGAAAGGAAATGGGCTCAGTGACCTTTGCAAGTGTTTTCCCCAGTGTTCAAACACCAGCATGAAAGCCCGGCTTGTTTCAGCCATCTAGCACAAAATGTCAATTGCAACTTATCCCCCAAGCCTAGGGACAAGGTTTGAAAGTGGATGCTGGCGTCACGGCGCATCAATAGCGAGGGGAACTCTTTGGGGTCTCTGTACCgccttttttttcagaatatatAGCCCTAATGGGTCCTGCTCCAAAACGATGAGTCTTGACACGTTTCAGGCATGTATAGGATCCAGGAAATGTGCATAGACGTGTAGCCAAGCATGGCGTAGGGAACTACGTGATAGTTTCCCAACTATCTGGAATCCCCTTTTGGTACAGAACAAGGAAATCCAGTGAATAAATCTAAGAGGGATTTTTCTGAGGAAGAACACATCAAGTCCAGACTAGTTGCTTGTACTTAAGGTAGGCAGGTGAGGAGGATGAggaaatcagctttttttttttccctcattacTGGCTGAACAATAGGACTCTATGAAGAAGTTGCTACATCACTATCATGTTTGACTTTCTCTGAACAGCAAATAAAGTTATTTGAGACCTAGTTTTTCATATAGTTTGGTAGAAAGCCATCTGAGtatgtgcatttttacattCATCCCTGCAGCTATTGCTCAAAGAACCGCCGTAATCTTTTGGAAACATTATGTCAGCATCTCTTACATGACTGTACTGTTAAACACCCACGAGGGTATGAGCAGACTTTCCAGTTCCCTAttgtgtaaatacatttttgcattgAATGCCACTCAACAAGTATATTACATAGGGTTGTCCTAGCACagtttctgtttgcagaaaCTGACCGACAAACTTCCAGTGTGTCCGCTTCGTCATCTCCTCTCATCTTGACAGCTGTTCTGTGGCCTGTGGGGGAATTCCTGGTTCCTCGAGTAGACACAGCCTTTCCCCTGCTTACTTTATGGGAACAGGGGGCAGGGCAAGTCAGATGGTTTTCCTCAGAAACTATTATGTGTTGATTCATGGTGAGGGGGCGTGCTGTTCACACCCACTGCTTCCTTCTTACTGGGAAGTGACTGTCAGGCTTACCGTACAGAGGGAGTGTATGaaaaacagagaggagggaggttTGATGGGTGAAGTGAAAGGTCCGTATTTAAGCACATTTGCTGCGAATGTCAGGCACTGGGTTTCATATTTTCTCGGGAGTTGGAGGTCATGACAGGGAGAGCTGGAAAGGCAGGTGAACAAACAAGGACTCCTGAAGTGTGTGTATACACATGGAAAAATCCTGGCTTTAATGAAGAAGTACTTTTCTGATACAGCCAGGATCTGGGAAGATATTCTTCAGGTACGTAGTAAAACATGTTACATTTTGATGTGGATATTAGTGTAgagtttctattaaaaaaaacaacccaaatgcAACACTTATTGAACGCCATCAGGAACTCTTATCGTTTCGTTGattaattcttatttatttcttaatgaATGGATGTTTCTTGTCAAATAGCCGGCCCGCAGAACCGGTTGTTTCCTTGTTTAACTGCCAGGAAGGTGTGCGTTTCCCAAATGTGCTCAGGTGTGGTTTTCCTTAGAAAGACTTCTGTACTGCAGCCCAATTAATATCAAACTCATTTACTTACACTATGTGTGTCTGTAAAACACTGACCCACAGCAAGTTCCTTTCCTGGCAGTGTAACTGATGATTCATTTCGTCTGTTGACCGGAGCACCATGACCCTTGTCAGATAGTGGACAAACTTTCGTTTTTGCGGCGCTTCCAGGAACACTTGAGTTTAGCAGAAGTTTGGGGTCCTGAAGTGGGGCGTTTCAAACTCCAGAATGGAATCTATTTAGTCAGATCTGGCCCATACACTGTTTATGCACATTTCAATTTTATGCCGTATGTTGATAAAACATATCCTAAACTTTGAAGCTATAACATATCtatatttgaaacaaatacTCCAACAATAATTATTAGCTGTGTGAGGCTAAGTTTAGTCACCTCAGTAATCGTCTCTTGCTCAATCTTACCATGGAAGAAGCTGCGTTGATGTTATCGTCTCATCCTCACCCTGCTGTTCTTGAGAAATGGGCAAGGGCGCCTCGTCATTCTGTTTGCTATGTAACAAGCTTCTACTCCCTTTTTCTTGCTTACTCCGAAGTTATGTTGCAGTTATTTGTATATATGCTCTGTAAAATTTTTGCTGTGTCTGACTAATAGAGTGGTGATCTAAACAAATTGATACTGAGATATGAGTTTCTTCAGACAGGTTTGCCATTTGAGGATCAGGACACCTCTGAGGACGCCGTGCTGATAAGTGCTCCGCTGTGAGAACTGAATTCCATAGATGGTGACATGTAAAGATGTCATCTATGGATCCAGTTCTTTTGGCTTGGTACTGGTTTGTCGAGCACATTGTTTGGAATCCGACAGCAGCTCTCATGATCATCTAAATCAATTAATACTGGTAGGCCTATAAGTGTTGAATTCAgactatttttgtatttgtgtgtttgaactGTAAGTCcaagttgtttaaaattttgatttattttcctggtAGTTAGTTGGAATTGAATAATAATTGTagataattaatgtttttgttgcatttaagaAAAGTGTGTAACAtttggttttcatttaattttatttctttttattgtatgATGCAACATTTTGCCTCATATGTGTTGTTCCTGCTTTTCCTTCGGTATTTGGGACTGAATTCTGTAACAAACTATGATTATAATTCGTGACAACAGGTAAAATATTTAAGCAGAAATTACAACTGATTTAATCTGTtgcatttggtttgttttctgtctaCAAAGTTTTACAAAGTTCATAAAGGACTCTGTAAATACAATGAACTATGAGGTGTTTGTAAATTGAAAATTGCTCTTGCTAGCTGTTTTTGCAGATGAAACAATATacacaaaaactgtttaaaaacaagAGCAATGAGAAATGTATGTAGTTTCTGAAATGTATGTAGACTGAAACGGCAAATATCGATGTTCTACTCATAATATCCTCCTGAATCAGAACGTAAGGACTGCCACATCATGAGATCAAAGCTGAATGTTTCACATTGAAAGGTTATTAATTGTAGTTTCACCTTATTA
It contains:
- the mettl18 gene encoding histidine protein methyltransferase 1 homolog, encoding MSFCFNFDTSGQANASQEVDGNEVQSGNKDDGAKYAEVDDNTPAGPVKEAKEHLPPSDPQFLLTDGVFETITIGTLPPLHFLNETVFERTASEREDREKILYFREEKNSDLISGVYEGGLKVWECTYDILEIMEKEGETFSGKTVLDLGCGAGLLGILALKRGARQILFQDYNSTVIEQLTVPNVILNCEEDDEVEGDGEKKGKGKGKKQEDGCVGKEDLNSGSPPPKKRAADLSKHPLMRKCLFYSGDWRTFLPLVLKKEPQPKFDIIFTSETIYNTCYYPALHETLHKLLAPSGLVYLATKSHYFGVGGGLHLFETFVEQRGVFSLDHLWDGAKGLQRHVVVLRFKKQNEN